The following coding sequences are from one Deltaproteobacteria bacterium window:
- the cas3 gene encoding CRISPR-associated helicase Cas3' has translation MSDNEMNRTAWGKTDGRDGFTHHLAHHSMDVAAVFQRLLDLPVFRARAEKAAEMTLSRQTVARLGAIVFVHDIGKLHPAFQAKGWREGLWTWPERGHVPESLHFLELSWKLPDHPFREVLQSLAQWGAGVEPLLVASLSHHGRPIEQGSQATAADWPTLPHYDWRGQAATMADAVRRWFREAFTDGGNLPEHPRFVHFFAGLTALADWVGSDKRFFEFIGTFDQDYEEVARDRAARAVTELGLDVARLPRRPSLSFTELTGYAQPNPAQDVVGGMSDEERLVILEAETGSGKTEAALWRFAQLFAAGRVEGLYFAVPTRAAARQLHGRAHKAMKRVFGDHGPEAILAVPGLLAAGEATGRRLPGWQFLWEDRSGSVPARWAAEHATRFLAATVAVGTVDQAMLAGLKIKHAHLRGSALSRSLLVIDEVHASDAYMTGVLAQLLDAHLALGGYAMLMSATLGSRARVRWTGETQPGFSDAVATSYPAVWTGGKPEPRWTEGIRCSKEVRLELDDMAPDRAAELALKAANQGARVLVIRNTVTKAVETWEAVQELGGTARLLQAADGPALHHGRFAAEDRVLLDRAVEEVLAPNPQRPRMGVVVIGTQTLEQSLDIDADYLITDLCPVDVLLQRVGRLHRHQLPRPEGFEDAKTVVLTPADGLDRLTAPDFENGLGGWEAQGEFQGIYRDLPVVELTRRLIEHEPLWNIPEMNRRLVEAATHPERTAALILEKGEAWIAYERTLGGVEAAERALARLRWLDREHRYEDSPFPPGDERIMTRLGEDGVVLTLDPSPISPFANRISQITLPARWSAGISSTDAETVEVNPVPGGLVLLVGEREFAYSRKGLAVLP, from the coding sequence ATGAGTGATAACGAGATGAACCGAACTGCCTGGGGCAAGACGGACGGCCGCGACGGTTTCACGCACCACTTGGCACACCATTCGATGGACGTGGCCGCGGTCTTCCAGCGGCTGCTCGATCTGCCGGTGTTCCGCGCCAGGGCCGAAAAGGCGGCGGAAATGACGTTGTCGCGCCAGACTGTCGCCCGGCTGGGGGCCATCGTCTTCGTGCACGATATTGGAAAGCTTCATCCCGCGTTTCAGGCCAAGGGCTGGCGGGAGGGCCTATGGACTTGGCCCGAGCGGGGCCACGTGCCGGAGAGCCTGCATTTCCTGGAACTGTCCTGGAAGTTGCCGGATCATCCGTTCCGGGAGGTGCTCCAGTCCCTCGCGCAGTGGGGTGCGGGCGTCGAGCCTTTGCTCGTCGCAAGTCTGTCGCACCACGGGCGACCCATCGAGCAAGGTTCGCAGGCCACGGCCGCGGATTGGCCCACGCTCCCGCACTACGACTGGCGCGGGCAGGCGGCCACCATGGCGGATGCCGTGCGTCGCTGGTTCCGAGAGGCGTTCACGGACGGCGGGAACCTCCCCGAGCACCCGAGGTTTGTCCACTTCTTCGCGGGCTTGACCGCGTTAGCTGATTGGGTTGGGTCGGACAAGCGGTTCTTCGAGTTCATCGGGACTTTCGATCAGGACTACGAAGAGGTGGCGCGCGACCGGGCAGCCCGCGCCGTCACGGAGCTTGGGCTCGATGTCGCGCGCCTCCCGCGCCGTCCTTCGCTGTCGTTCACGGAGTTGACGGGTTACGCGCAGCCGAATCCTGCGCAGGACGTTGTGGGCGGGATGAGTGATGAGGAAAGGCTGGTGATCCTCGAGGCCGAAACGGGCTCAGGGAAGACCGAGGCCGCTCTCTGGCGTTTTGCCCAGCTCTTCGCGGCGGGACGCGTCGAGGGGCTCTACTTCGCCGTTCCCACGCGGGCAGCGGCGCGACAGCTCCATGGCCGCGCCCACAAGGCCATGAAGCGGGTGTTCGGGGACCACGGTCCCGAGGCCATCCTTGCCGTTCCGGGGTTGCTCGCGGCGGGAGAGGCCACGGGGCGCCGTCTTCCGGGGTGGCAATTCCTTTGGGAGGACCGGTCGGGAAGCGTGCCGGCACGGTGGGCGGCAGAACATGCGACGCGCTTCCTCGCCGCGACTGTCGCGGTGGGTACGGTGGACCAAGCCATGCTGGCGGGCCTGAAGATCAAGCACGCCCACCTGCGGGGCAGTGCACTCAGCCGGAGCCTGCTGGTCATCGACGAGGTCCACGCATCCGATGCCTACATGACCGGGGTACTGGCCCAACTGCTGGATGCGCATCTGGCACTCGGGGGTTACGCGATGTTGATGTCGGCCACGCTAGGGTCCCGCGCACGGGTGCGCTGGACCGGCGAAACCCAGCCAGGCTTTTCCGACGCCGTGGCCACGAGCTATCCGGCCGTGTGGACCGGCGGCAAACCGGAGCCCAGGTGGACGGAGGGGATCCGATGCTCCAAGGAGGTGCGCCTGGAGTTGGACGACATGGCGCCGGACCGTGCCGCGGAGTTGGCGTTGAAAGCGGCGAACCAGGGAGCGCGGGTTCTGGTCATTCGCAATACGGTAACGAAGGCGGTGGAGACATGGGAGGCCGTGCAGGAACTTGGCGGCACCGCACGACTGCTCCAGGCCGCCGACGGCCCGGCGCTTCACCACGGCCGCTTTGCCGCGGAGGATCGAGTGCTTCTGGATCGGGCGGTCGAGGAGGTACTCGCGCCGAACCCACAACGTCCTCGGATGGGTGTCGTCGTCATCGGGACTCAGACGCTGGAACAGTCCCTCGACATCGACGCTGACTACCTGATCACGGATCTATGCCCGGTCGACGTTCTATTGCAACGTGTCGGGCGGTTGCATCGGCATCAACTGCCGCGTCCCGAGGGTTTCGAGGACGCCAAGACCGTCGTCCTGACGCCCGCGGATGGGCTTGATCGGTTGACGGCGCCCGACTTCGAAAACGGTCTGGGTGGTTGGGAAGCTCAGGGGGAGTTTCAGGGCATCTACCGGGACCTGCCGGTGGTGGAACTTACGAGGCGGCTGATCGAACACGAGCCGCTTTGGAATATCCCCGAGATGAATCGCCGGCTGGTGGAAGCCGCCACCCATCCGGAGCGAACGGCGGCACTGATCCTTGAAAAAGGGGAGGCATGGATCGCCTACGAACGGACGTTGGGAGGCGTCGAGGCGGCTGAGCGCGCGTTGGCCCGCTTGCGCTGGCTCGACCGGGAACACCGGTACGAGGACAGTCCCTTTCCGCCGGGTGACGAGCGCATCATGACCCGGTTGGGCGAGGACGGCGTCGTGTTGACGCTTGATCCCAGTCCGATCAGCCCTTTCGCGAACCGCATCTCGCAAATCACGCTACCAGCACGCTGGTCGGCGGGCATCTCGTCAACGGATGCGGAAACGGTTGAGGTCAACCCGGTTCCCGGTGGGCTTGTGCTGTTGGTGGGGGAACGCGAGTTCGCTTACTCGCGGAAAGGGCTGGCAGTTTTGCCGTGA
- a CDS encoding CRISPR-associated protein Cse1 — MNLLTSRIISISTAQRLALSELLAAMARGEVAAFPALRPHQRPAWHMFLVQLAALALWNAGREALPSDADEWTNLLRALTPNHTDDGPWHLVVEDNAQPAFLQPPAPVGLKWSPVPTPDALDLLITARNHDLKQTVARDVEAEDWLFALVSLQTSAGYDGAGNYGIARMNGGSSSRPMMGLVPARGEDCRLNPSKWWCRDVQRLLHERREGKGSEFGTEGGPALLWCLDWLEGSQLDLRTLDPWFIEVARRVRLVQSERGLSAVRAVSKAARVDAKVYRGYVGDPWAPVHINEHKALTLGGGDFDYRKLADLLFGGEWQVPLLAQLGPNEDVTDSVLVAEALARGNSKTEGFKSRVVPVPDRAVRLFRSAAAGKLSKLQLDEIKAFDEALRNAIALLSGRGDWDQVGKGQYASSRSARERFDRVADRLFFSHLWWRLVAEDSGDTDAQETAGRGFRLALLDAAHAELETSMSSIPCPSIQRPRAETRARRAFRSRVWKLDPQLQQTGKQEEIDAEL, encoded by the coding sequence ATGAACCTTTTGACAAGCCGCATCATATCGATATCGACAGCGCAACGTCTTGCACTATCGGAGCTTCTGGCAGCGATGGCGCGAGGCGAGGTAGCGGCGTTCCCGGCCCTGAGGCCCCACCAGCGTCCCGCGTGGCACATGTTTCTTGTGCAGCTTGCCGCCTTGGCGCTTTGGAATGCCGGGCGGGAGGCTCTCCCCAGCGACGCTGATGAATGGACGAATCTGCTACGCGCCCTGACGCCAAACCACACGGACGATGGCCCTTGGCATCTGGTCGTAGAGGACAACGCCCAGCCCGCCTTCCTTCAACCGCCGGCCCCCGTTGGCCTGAAGTGGTCGCCCGTGCCGACACCGGACGCGTTGGACCTGCTCATCACGGCACGCAACCACGATCTCAAACAAACCGTGGCGCGCGACGTGGAGGCGGAAGACTGGTTGTTCGCGCTCGTCTCTTTGCAGACGTCCGCGGGCTACGACGGTGCTGGAAACTACGGCATCGCCCGGATGAATGGCGGGTCTTCCAGCCGCCCGATGATGGGACTTGTACCGGCGCGAGGTGAAGACTGCCGGCTTAACCCAAGCAAATGGTGGTGTCGCGACGTCCAGCGGCTTCTCCATGAACGGCGCGAGGGCAAAGGTTCCGAATTCGGCACCGAAGGCGGTCCTGCGCTTCTCTGGTGTCTGGACTGGCTGGAGGGCAGTCAACTCGACCTGCGCACCTTGGACCCATGGTTCATCGAGGTCGCCCGGCGAGTCCGTCTCGTCCAGTCAGAGCGAGGCCTCTCGGCTGTCAGGGCCGTCTCGAAGGCTGCTCGCGTCGACGCCAAGGTCTACCGTGGGTACGTCGGTGATCCGTGGGCTCCGGTGCACATCAACGAACACAAGGCGCTGACGTTGGGCGGCGGCGACTTCGACTACAGAAAGTTGGCGGATCTCCTGTTCGGAGGAGAATGGCAGGTCCCTTTGCTGGCACAACTCGGACCCAACGAGGACGTTACCGACAGCGTGCTCGTCGCCGAGGCCTTGGCCCGCGGAAACAGCAAGACGGAGGGCTTCAAGAGTCGCGTTGTTCCTGTCCCGGATCGTGCCGTTCGGCTATTTCGATCGGCGGCCGCGGGGAAGTTGTCGAAGCTGCAACTGGACGAGATCAAGGCCTTCGACGAGGCGTTACGCAATGCCATTGCCCTCCTTTCCGGACGTGGTGATTGGGATCAGGTGGGTAAAGGCCAGTACGCGAGTTCGAGATCCGCTAGAGAGCGGTTTGATCGCGTGGCCGACAGGCTGTTTTTCTCGCACCTTTGGTGGCGGCTCGTGGCGGAGGACTCGGGCGACACCGACGCTCAGGAAACGGCGGGACGCGGGTTCCGACTCGCCCTGTTGGATGCCGCCCACGCGGAGCTGGAAACCTCCATGTCCAGCATTCCTTGCCCATCCATTCAGCGGCCGAGGGCCGAAACACGCGCCCGCCGGGCATTCCGATCACGGGTGTGGAAGCTGGATCCGCAACTTCAACAGACCGGAAAGCAGGAGGAGATTGATGCCGAACTCTGA
- a CDS encoding WYL domain-containing transcriptional regulator, with protein sequence MPRNDQVTRQWLLLKRLEDVRGATLSELAESLPEDYSRHPRTIRRDLEALEAAHIPLITERRNGQTVWRLMDGYRQTLPLALSPTELMALVFSRDLLKPLDGTEIKASLDSALTKAAAALPAEGATYVENLRGQFAVGLGSHKTYREHRHTIDQLSRAISRTRTVQVRYYTASRNQTRRRDVDPYRLWYADGGLFLIGYCHLRRDVRTFAVDRIRSLAVTNRPCQMPLGFDLDAYVKDSLVVMRGKPIELELLFDKATTAWVKGRIWHHSQHVHETQDGRLVLSLRVADTPELVGWVLHFGGGVQVVGPAAFRDKVRDEARKILDRV encoded by the coding sequence ATGCCGCGCAACGACCAAGTCACGCGCCAGTGGCTGTTGTTGAAGAGGCTGGAGGACGTCCGGGGCGCGACTCTGTCGGAGCTTGCGGAGTCTCTGCCGGAGGACTACTCGCGTCATCCTCGCACCATTCGCCGCGACCTGGAGGCCCTGGAGGCCGCCCACATTCCCCTCATCACCGAGCGCCGAAACGGTCAAACCGTGTGGCGTCTGATGGACGGATACCGCCAGACCCTGCCACTGGCGCTGTCGCCGACGGAGCTCATGGCGCTGGTGTTCAGCCGCGACCTGCTGAAGCCCTTGGACGGGACGGAGATCAAGGCGTCTCTCGATTCTGCACTGACCAAGGCCGCCGCGGCGTTGCCCGCCGAAGGCGCGACGTATGTCGAGAACTTGCGAGGGCAGTTCGCCGTGGGGCTCGGCTCGCACAAGACCTACCGCGAGCACCGGCACACCATCGACCAGCTCTCACGGGCCATTTCGCGTACTCGCACGGTGCAGGTCCGCTACTACACCGCCTCGCGCAACCAGACACGGCGCCGGGACGTCGATCCATACCGCCTGTGGTATGCGGACGGCGGGCTCTTCCTCATCGGCTACTGTCACCTCCGAAGGGACGTGCGCACGTTCGCGGTGGATCGCATCCGCTCCCTGGCCGTCACCAACCGCCCGTGCCAGATGCCCTTGGGCTTCGACCTGGACGCCTACGTCAAGGACTCCCTCGTAGTGATGCGCGGTAAGCCCATCGAGCTGGAGCTGCTGTTCGACAAGGCCACGACCGCATGGGTGAAGGGCCGCATCTGGCACCACAGCCAGCACGTCCACGAAACCCAAGACGGACGCCTGGTCCTTTCGCTCCGGGTCGCCGATACTCCCGAGCTGGTGGGCTGGGTGCTTCACTTCGGCGGGGGCGTGCAGGTCGTCGGCCCCGCCGCCTTCCGTGACAAGGTCCGCGACGAAGCCCGCAAGATTCTTGATCGGGTTTGA
- a CDS encoding helix-turn-helix domain-containing protein: MPRKKTRLPKTDLARRLTLAMAERDPMEVAQRAGISKTAVYNYMAGDRAPQSAILHRLASVCGVSLEWLLAISDRVRDVSGHVPDDLPIVGRAGAGRGEFSEDGFPVGEGWRRVSRPYDLKDANAFGVEVRGHSMSPRYEDREIVVCSPDKEWHSGDYCVVKTVGGEYLIKRIKRENGHLVLISIAHGYDPIIMPLSEIAGIYRIVWKKER; encoded by the coding sequence ATGCCGAGGAAAAAGACAAGACTCCCCAAGACCGACCTTGCCCGCCGCCTGACGCTCGCCATGGCGGAACGCGACCCCATGGAGGTAGCGCAGCGCGCGGGCATCTCCAAGACCGCGGTATACAACTACATGGCCGGCGACCGGGCGCCACAGTCCGCCATCCTGCACCGGTTGGCTTCGGTGTGCGGGGTGTCGCTGGAATGGCTGCTGGCCATTAGCGACCGTGTCCGGGACGTGTCCGGGCATGTGCCCGACGACCTTCCCATCGTGGGGCGGGCCGGGGCGGGCCGGGGCGAGTTCTCCGAGGACGGCTTCCCCGTGGGCGAGGGATGGCGCCGGGTATCGCGTCCCTACGACCTCAAGGACGCCAACGCCTTCGGTGTCGAGGTGCGCGGTCACTCAATGAGCCCTCGCTATGAAGACCGGGAAATCGTGGTATGCTCGCCCGACAAGGAGTGGCACTCCGGCGACTACTGCGTGGTCAAGACCGTGGGCGGTGAGTACCTGATCAAGCGAATCAAGCGGGAAAACGGCCACTTGGTGCTCATCAGCATCGCCCACGGCTACGATCCCATCATCATGCCGCTGTCGGAGATCGCCGGCATCTACCGCATCGTCTGGAAGAAGGAACGATAG